A single genomic interval of Arthrobacter sp. NicSoilB8 harbors:
- a CDS encoding acetate--CoA ligase family protein — MLDSKAVLSPVRIDNPLMAESVAVVGPSRDPWKTSGRTLDYLARLGFEGRFYAVSSVHKEVLGVPTAETLSDLPEVPDVAVLVGPADRVIEDLRECVALGVPFAVAFAAGFGETGRHDRDELLRAELAKGTTRLIGPNCIGFMHVGRSLTATFSSVLQRTAIPAGHVAMFSQSGGLGNALIQSLAARGASGLSAWASSGNEISTGFSDWAQWLGADPDTHVLTCIVESFSANDDLEAAATAAGDRGIPVIVLKLGRSTRGAMSAQSHTGKLAGSGRVALSVLRHRFGMVCTSPEQLLDLTETFDVFHGQLSGRDQALTVVTTSGAQVGLWNDLADDRGLTFRDLEPEALRSIGDAVGSNHLGNPIDVGVQSTTADYLHIVERVLTTTSGGWIIVTATRLAHDFDELAAGIAAMTIPAGVRVMVVPLSEDDRVTAAQAGILRKAGVLSLPTAGRALDAIAAASSWAQVQRTRANRGDLVGAALKTVTTGGTCNLTWREVAESLAQSGVPVPASRAVRDVDGVVRAAEEIGFPVAIKIDDAEILHKADAGGVFIGVNDSDSARAAASQLTSIQGEAATISVQAMAPGKTEVLVGLRRDPEFGPVLVIGAGGGMTEAIDDISILPLPVSRPEVRQAISDARVVATSLRGEAGGQTLDALTTTVMDILAWAEQHGNIHEFEFNPILADPATATVTVVDAVVSVHTTSLGPTT, encoded by the coding sequence ATGTTGGATAGCAAGGCTGTTTTGAGCCCCGTGCGCATCGATAACCCGTTGATGGCAGAGAGCGTGGCTGTGGTTGGTCCCTCCCGGGACCCCTGGAAGACGTCAGGGCGGACACTCGATTACCTTGCCCGCCTCGGATTCGAGGGGCGGTTCTACGCGGTCAGCAGTGTGCACAAGGAAGTGCTCGGTGTACCCACGGCGGAAACGCTCTCTGACCTCCCCGAGGTGCCCGACGTTGCCGTCCTCGTGGGACCCGCGGATAGGGTCATCGAGGATCTGCGCGAGTGCGTCGCGCTCGGCGTCCCCTTCGCGGTCGCGTTCGCCGCCGGCTTCGGTGAAACCGGCCGGCATGACCGCGATGAGCTGCTCCGTGCGGAATTGGCCAAGGGCACTACCCGACTTATCGGCCCTAACTGCATCGGCTTCATGCACGTGGGCCGGTCGCTGACCGCAACCTTCTCATCGGTCCTGCAACGCACCGCGATTCCGGCCGGTCATGTGGCGATGTTCAGCCAGAGCGGCGGACTGGGGAACGCGCTCATACAGTCCCTCGCTGCACGCGGTGCGAGCGGGTTGAGCGCCTGGGCCAGCTCCGGGAACGAGATTTCGACGGGCTTTTCCGACTGGGCGCAGTGGCTGGGCGCTGATCCGGACACGCATGTCCTCACCTGCATCGTCGAGAGCTTCAGCGCAAACGATGACCTTGAGGCCGCCGCAACCGCCGCGGGGGACCGCGGTATCCCGGTCATCGTCCTGAAGCTGGGACGGTCCACCCGCGGCGCGATGAGTGCCCAGTCCCATACCGGGAAACTCGCAGGCAGTGGCCGCGTCGCCTTAAGCGTCCTCCGCCACCGTTTTGGAATGGTGTGCACCTCGCCGGAGCAACTCCTTGATCTGACCGAGACGTTCGACGTCTTCCATGGGCAGCTTTCTGGCCGCGACCAGGCGCTGACCGTCGTCACCACCTCCGGCGCCCAGGTGGGGCTTTGGAACGACTTGGCCGATGACCGCGGCCTGACGTTCCGCGATCTCGAACCGGAAGCGCTCCGCTCGATAGGTGATGCGGTGGGCAGCAATCACCTCGGCAATCCCATCGACGTCGGAGTCCAGTCAACAACCGCCGACTACCTGCACATCGTTGAGCGGGTTCTCACCACGACGTCGGGCGGGTGGATTATCGTGACGGCGACCCGGCTTGCGCACGACTTCGATGAGCTGGCGGCTGGTATCGCCGCTATGACCATCCCGGCGGGAGTACGTGTAATGGTGGTCCCGCTGTCCGAGGACGACCGGGTCACGGCGGCCCAGGCCGGAATCCTGCGCAAGGCAGGAGTCCTGTCCCTGCCTACAGCGGGGCGGGCACTGGATGCCATCGCGGCCGCATCCTCCTGGGCGCAGGTCCAACGCACCCGTGCCAACCGCGGCGATCTGGTGGGGGCAGCGCTTAAGACGGTGACAACGGGCGGGACGTGCAACCTGACCTGGCGCGAGGTGGCCGAATCCCTGGCCCAGTCCGGCGTTCCTGTACCGGCCAGCCGCGCCGTCCGTGATGTCGACGGCGTCGTCCGGGCTGCCGAGGAAATCGGCTTCCCGGTAGCGATCAAAATCGATGATGCCGAGATCCTTCACAAGGCAGACGCCGGAGGCGTCTTCATTGGCGTCAATGACTCCGACAGCGCCCGCGCGGCAGCCTCCCAGCTGACATCCATCCAGGGGGAGGCCGCGACGATCTCCGTCCAGGCGATGGCGCCAGGGAAGACCGAAGTCCTCGTAGGGCTCCGGCGCGATCCCGAGTTCGGTCCAGTCCTCGTCATCGGTGCGGGAGGCGGGATGACTGAGGCGATTGACGATATCAGTATACTTCCGCTGCCAGTGTCCCGGCCGGAGGTCCGCCAAGCTATCTCTGACGCGCGGGTGGTGGCCACAAGCCTTCGCGGCGAGGCCGGCGGGCAGACCCTCGACGCGCTCACCACTACTGTGATGGACATTCTTGCCTGGGCGGAACAGCACGGGAACATCCACGAGTTCGAGTTCAATCCGATCCTTGCGGACCCGGCAACAGCAACCGTCACTGTCGTCGACGCTGTCGTGTCGGTCCACACCACCTCGTTAGGACCAACAACGTGA
- a CDS encoding MaoC family dehydratase N-terminal domain-containing protein, whose translation MTTATTGVPAKQITDEDVAYMKSFIGESAVVVQWNEEASTDSIRHYAWGIGDENPLWLSDSYAQTTRYGTRIAPPTFVYSVCDAEVAMGMSEGIQAIHLGADLDFRRPIRLGERVRARAFVEDVRERVGRRSGRLVEQVGRTDYFVGEELVGIVRNTIVCVARSSEGQRMHEPRDPHVYTDEEKEQIRAAILAEEIRGQRTRFAETVSVGDVVPQVVKGPLDLITMTAYYAGAIGTAGYRGVETRVRQQERVRNGDPSAPTNLGPEHFLSEPFPSLGHQDAAMAHAIGMPGAYDNGNQRVSWMAHCVTNWMGDDADLVSLSVRIKQPGVFGDTQWIGGEVTRVFRDEIHGACAEVTVKAINQLGVETTSAVAVVSLAETRIS comes from the coding sequence GTGACCACAGCCACTACCGGCGTACCTGCAAAGCAGATCACCGATGAAGATGTCGCCTACATGAAGAGCTTCATCGGTGAATCAGCCGTTGTTGTGCAATGGAACGAGGAGGCCAGCACCGACTCAATCCGCCACTACGCGTGGGGGATCGGTGACGAGAACCCGCTGTGGCTGTCCGATTCGTACGCGCAGACAACGCGTTACGGCACCCGGATCGCACCCCCCACATTCGTCTACTCCGTGTGCGACGCCGAAGTCGCGATGGGGATGTCGGAGGGCATCCAGGCCATCCACCTCGGTGCCGACCTCGACTTCCGCCGGCCGATCCGCCTGGGCGAGCGGGTTCGCGCCCGAGCCTTCGTCGAAGACGTCCGTGAACGCGTGGGCCGCCGGTCGGGTCGCTTGGTGGAGCAGGTGGGGCGCACCGATTACTTCGTCGGCGAGGAGCTTGTCGGGATCGTACGCAACACGATCGTCTGCGTGGCTCGAAGTTCCGAGGGCCAGCGGATGCACGAACCGCGCGACCCCCACGTCTATACGGACGAGGAGAAGGAGCAGATCCGTGCGGCGATCCTGGCTGAGGAGATCCGGGGCCAGCGCACGCGCTTTGCCGAGACGGTGTCCGTTGGGGACGTCGTCCCGCAGGTCGTCAAGGGACCGCTCGATCTCATCACCATGACCGCGTACTACGCGGGAGCGATCGGTACCGCCGGCTACCGCGGCGTCGAGACCCGTGTGCGCCAGCAGGAGCGGGTGAGGAACGGTGACCCAAGCGCGCCGACGAACCTGGGTCCCGAGCACTTCCTCTCCGAGCCCTTCCCGAGCCTGGGGCACCAGGATGCTGCCATGGCGCACGCAATCGGTATGCCGGGCGCGTACGACAACGGCAACCAGCGCGTGTCATGGATGGCACACTGCGTGACCAACTGGATGGGGGACGACGCGGATCTCGTCTCGCTTTCGGTGCGCATTAAGCAGCCGGGTGTCTTCGGTGACACCCAGTGGATCGGAGGCGAGGTCACCCGCGTGTTCCGCGATGAGATCCATGGAGCATGCGCGGAGGTCACGGTGAAGGCCATCAACCAGCTGGGCGTGGAGACCACGAGTGCCGTAGCGGTCGTATCGCTGGCCGAAACCCGGATCAGTTGA
- a CDS encoding NAD(P)/FAD-dependent oxidoreductase, whose amino-acid sequence MSNNHIQNPTGETEEYSVVVIGAGMGGIYALHRFAELGHDVHGFEGADGVGGVWYHNAYPGARVDLESHSYAFMFDPELYAGWDWSERYAAQPEILRYLNYVADRLEVRRNLSLSTWVTSADWHPNENKYLVKTNTGRTVWARYLVMATGQLSKPRKPDFPGLDDFEGEWYQTAHWPQTPVEIAGKRVALIGTGSSGVQAATEIAKTAGHLYVLQRTPNYSIPAHNGPADRRKKARLNKKALQLRDESYNSPVGYVMQGFAGKASDFSEEQQQQILESRWAFGGQTLLGTFSDQGTNIDVNNVVAEFVRGKIRDMIDDPETAEKLMPTAYPIGIRRLCIDTGYYPIFNQSNVSLVDLRSDPVERITKTGIKTRNNEFDVDLIVFALGFEAFTGALDQANVRNEHGQQPSDRWKHKPQTHLGVMTHGFPNLFMLTGAQSPSVLANFFVGNNQHVDFVADIIAHAEKKGAVRIEASLEAEQEWGDHCNEIAEPLLRRAVDNYMVHVNKYDGSRYFIPYAGGFDKYVKKVEEVVSDDYRGFVFTKASGPGNALQTADESRSRDAVLTAK is encoded by the coding sequence ATGTCAAACAACCACATCCAGAACCCCACGGGCGAGACTGAGGAATACTCCGTCGTCGTGATCGGCGCGGGCATGGGGGGCATTTACGCCCTCCACAGGTTTGCGGAGCTGGGACACGACGTACACGGCTTCGAGGGAGCAGACGGCGTCGGCGGCGTGTGGTATCACAATGCCTACCCTGGTGCCCGGGTGGACTTGGAGAGCCACAGCTACGCCTTCATGTTCGATCCCGAGCTCTACGCGGGATGGGACTGGAGCGAGCGATACGCCGCACAACCCGAAATTTTGCGGTACCTCAACTATGTCGCCGATCGCCTCGAAGTGCGTCGCAACCTCTCGCTGAGCACCTGGGTGACTTCCGCCGATTGGCACCCCAACGAGAACAAGTACCTCGTTAAGACCAATACCGGCCGGACGGTTTGGGCCCGCTATCTTGTCATGGCGACGGGACAGCTCTCCAAGCCGCGGAAGCCGGACTTCCCCGGCCTCGATGATTTCGAGGGGGAGTGGTATCAAACCGCCCATTGGCCTCAAACCCCCGTTGAGATTGCCGGCAAGCGCGTGGCCCTCATAGGAACAGGATCTTCGGGTGTGCAGGCTGCCACTGAGATCGCCAAGACCGCCGGGCACCTCTATGTCCTGCAGCGGACCCCAAACTACTCGATACCTGCACACAATGGGCCGGCGGACAGGAGGAAGAAGGCCCGGCTCAATAAGAAAGCTCTGCAACTGCGTGACGAGTCATACAATTCCCCAGTCGGCTACGTCATGCAGGGCTTTGCCGGTAAGGCTTCAGACTTCTCCGAGGAACAGCAGCAGCAGATTCTCGAGTCGAGATGGGCGTTCGGGGGCCAGACCCTGCTGGGGACCTTCTCCGACCAGGGGACGAACATCGATGTCAACAACGTCGTCGCCGAGTTCGTCCGCGGCAAGATCCGCGACATGATCGACGATCCCGAGACCGCCGAGAAGTTGATGCCGACCGCTTACCCGATCGGCATCCGTCGGCTCTGCATCGACACCGGGTACTACCCGATCTTCAATCAAAGCAATGTCAGTCTCGTTGACCTGAGAAGTGATCCGGTCGAGCGCATCACCAAGACTGGCATTAAGACCCGGAACAATGAGTTCGACGTTGACCTCATCGTCTTTGCACTCGGCTTCGAGGCCTTTACGGGCGCCCTCGACCAGGCCAACGTACGCAATGAGCACGGCCAGCAGCCGAGCGACCGGTGGAAACATAAGCCGCAGACTCATTTGGGGGTCATGACGCATGGATTCCCGAACCTGTTTATGCTCACCGGCGCGCAGAGCCCCAGTGTGCTTGCAAACTTCTTCGTGGGGAACAACCAGCACGTCGATTTTGTCGCGGACATCATTGCGCACGCTGAAAAGAAGGGCGCGGTCCGCATTGAGGCCAGCCTAGAGGCGGAGCAGGAGTGGGGTGACCACTGCAATGAGATCGCGGAGCCGCTCTTGCGGCGAGCCGTGGACAACTACATGGTCCACGTCAACAAATACGACGGCTCCCGCTATTTCATTCCGTATGCGGGTGGCTTCGACAAATACGTCAAGAAGGTCGAAGAAGTTGTCTCCGACGACTACCGCGGCTTCGTGTTCACGAAGGCCTCCGGACCTGGCAATGCATTGCAAACCGCAGATGAAAGCCGGAGCCGTGATGCGGTTCTCACGGCAAAGTAA
- a CDS encoding SDR family NAD(P)-dependent oxidoreductase, protein MSNVLEGKTAIVTGAGSGMGLATARLFHQHGANIVLADFSGAQEKTAVELGDRTVPIQADISKAADAKAMVSLAISEFGGLDILCNIAGANAPMVQHHEALESDFDKMINVNLRGAFLTMKFAIPAMLERGGGSIVNVASAAALMGTPLYGSYSAAKTGLLGLTRTIALEYAAQNIRANSICPGPIRTPMMDEALAENPAAADYLINMVPARRVGTAEEIANAVLFLASEQSSYITGVALPIDGGQTAA, encoded by the coding sequence ATGAGCAACGTACTCGAAGGCAAGACCGCAATAGTCACCGGTGCCGGCTCCGGGATGGGTTTGGCAACTGCCCGCCTGTTTCATCAGCACGGCGCAAACATCGTCTTGGCGGATTTTTCCGGGGCACAGGAGAAAACGGCTGTGGAGCTCGGAGACCGCACGGTACCGATCCAGGCTGACATTTCAAAAGCGGCAGACGCGAAGGCCATGGTGAGCCTGGCCATCAGCGAATTCGGTGGACTCGACATTCTGTGCAATATCGCGGGCGCAAATGCTCCGATGGTGCAGCACCATGAGGCGCTGGAGTCCGACTTCGACAAGATGATCAACGTGAATCTCCGAGGTGCTTTCCTCACGATGAAGTTTGCCATTCCGGCGATGCTGGAGCGCGGCGGGGGATCGATAGTCAATGTGGCTTCAGCCGCAGCCTTGATGGGAACGCCTCTTTACGGCAGCTACAGTGCTGCCAAGACCGGCCTCCTTGGACTGACCCGTACCATCGCCCTTGAATACGCTGCGCAGAACATCCGCGCCAACTCCATCTGCCCTGGACCCATTAGGACTCCAATGATGGATGAAGCACTCGCGGAAAACCCCGCTGCCGCCGACTACCTCATCAATATGGTGCCTGCACGTCGTGTCGGGACCGCAGAAGAAATCGCGAATGCCGTCCTATTCCTCGCCAGTGAGCAGTCTTCTTACATTACCGGCGTCGCACTGCCAATCGACGGCGGCCAGACCGCTGCATAA
- a CDS encoding flavin reductase family protein, whose amino-acid sequence MTQKFMTRPKVSAFGNDPLVVRSTFAQFPSGVAVLAVEAGDEKHALVASSFMVGVSLEPCLVAVAVQKSSETWEQIKDAATLGVSIFGKGQGHLTRKLAGKDRAARFEQVAIDVGEDGAVFIEDAALWLECSVHEVSEAGDHWMALLEVKKLGVGENEPLIWHGAKFRELANAQSIDVV is encoded by the coding sequence ATGACCCAAAAATTCATGACGCGGCCGAAGGTGAGTGCATTCGGCAACGACCCTTTGGTGGTGCGAAGCACGTTCGCGCAATTTCCGTCGGGCGTGGCGGTGCTCGCAGTCGAAGCCGGCGACGAGAAGCACGCGCTCGTCGCGTCCTCGTTCATGGTTGGAGTGTCGCTCGAACCGTGCCTCGTCGCGGTCGCTGTGCAGAAGTCGTCGGAGACATGGGAACAGATCAAGGATGCTGCCACACTCGGAGTCTCGATCTTTGGCAAGGGCCAGGGACATCTGACCCGCAAGCTCGCAGGCAAGGACCGTGCTGCACGCTTTGAGCAGGTGGCCATTGATGTCGGCGAGGACGGGGCAGTGTTCATAGAAGACGCGGCGTTGTGGCTCGAGTGCTCGGTCCATGAGGTTTCAGAGGCCGGCGATCACTGGATGGCGCTGCTTGAGGTGAAGAAGCTCGGAGTCGGCGAAAACGAGCCGCTCATTTGGCACGGTGCCAAGTTCCGCGAGCTTGCCAACGCTCAGTCGATCGACGTCGTGTAG
- a CDS encoding NUDIX domain-containing protein produces the protein MSAIDAASGVGFPSRAAHDIPADRTVIAAVVQWRDKIALFRRSGNLGHDSGLWHCITGFMEAGATPEQQTLEELSEETGLQTKDLLGLLPGPDLVVADSLGNPWLIHTFTALTSRRRLKINWENDAYRWTAPHKAKRFANRVAWLDNVLDATGHVPGIVSAREPGAVPGWSLGAAPRQEA, from the coding sequence ATGAGCGCCATTGATGCGGCGTCCGGCGTCGGGTTTCCCTCGCGCGCTGCGCATGACATCCCTGCGGACCGTACCGTGATAGCGGCCGTCGTCCAGTGGCGGGACAAAATTGCCCTATTCAGAAGGAGCGGAAACCTTGGCCACGACAGTGGCCTTTGGCACTGCATTACCGGTTTTATGGAAGCCGGTGCCACGCCTGAACAGCAGACCCTGGAAGAGTTGTCTGAAGAAACCGGTCTGCAAACCAAAGATCTCCTGGGACTCCTGCCGGGACCGGACTTGGTGGTGGCCGACTCTTTGGGGAATCCGTGGCTCATCCACACTTTCACTGCCTTGACGTCCCGCCGGCGGCTCAAGATCAACTGGGAAAACGACGCCTACCGGTGGACCGCTCCACATAAGGCCAAGCGTTTCGCTAACCGGGTGGCCTGGCTGGACAACGTGCTCGATGCAACCGGCCACGTCCCGGGTATCGTTTCGGCGCGTGAACCTGGGGCAGTTCCGGGATGGAGCCTGGGTGCCGCTCCACGTCAGGAGGCCTGA
- a CDS encoding helix-turn-helix domain-containing protein: protein MASRTSTPLTHPDVSELDLFRLMAAMTDPVRLGIVIQLADSSDDIPCTDFALPVTKSAGTRHFRVLREAGVIHQHDVGVRRMSRLRSDDLETRFPGLLKLILQEAAHYNRGDRQAS from the coding sequence ATGGCCAGCCGAACCTCCACCCCCCTGACCCACCCTGACGTTAGCGAACTGGACTTGTTCCGCCTGATGGCGGCCATGACTGACCCCGTGCGGCTGGGGATCGTCATCCAGCTGGCTGACAGCAGCGATGACATCCCGTGCACTGACTTTGCCCTGCCAGTAACAAAGTCCGCCGGAACCCGCCACTTTCGGGTGCTTCGTGAAGCGGGCGTGATCCATCAGCACGACGTCGGTGTCCGCCGCATGAGCCGGCTGCGCAGCGATGACCTGGAAACCCGCTTCCCCGGCCTGCTGAAACTGATCCTCCAGGAGGCGGCCCACTACAACCGCGGGGATCGTCAGGCCTCCTGA
- a CDS encoding NADPH-dependent F420 reductase, which produces MDMSTLGIIGTGNIGAAIARLAVNAGIAVVLSNSRGPETLASLVSELGPLAAAGTIEQSAAAGDVVVLSVPLTAHTAVPASLLEGKAVLDTTNYYPFRDGRVAELDEERLTTSELVLRHFQGAGLTKAFNNILAHHIPQLARPSGATDRTALPVAGDDISAKTKVMSLIEQLGFDAVDAGTLAESWRFEPEATAYTRLYLADSSTPDERMLEAPAAPVPAERLRDALKRAEPVRVAARTF; this is translated from the coding sequence ATAGATATGTCCACCCTTGGAATCATTGGCACCGGGAACATTGGTGCTGCCATCGCTCGTCTGGCCGTGAATGCCGGCATCGCTGTAGTGCTGTCCAATTCCCGTGGTCCGGAGACCCTCGCCAGCCTCGTCTCAGAGTTGGGACCCCTCGCTGCCGCCGGCACCATCGAACAGTCTGCAGCGGCCGGAGACGTAGTTGTGTTGTCCGTGCCGCTGACGGCGCACACCGCCGTTCCTGCATCTCTGCTGGAAGGGAAGGCGGTACTCGACACGACCAACTACTACCCGTTCCGGGACGGAAGGGTTGCTGAGCTCGACGAGGAGAGGCTGACAACGAGCGAGCTCGTCCTACGGCACTTCCAGGGAGCCGGGCTGACCAAGGCCTTCAACAACATCCTGGCGCACCACATTCCCCAGCTGGCGCGCCCCTCGGGCGCAACCGATCGCACCGCCCTTCCCGTTGCGGGCGATGACATCTCTGCCAAGACCAAAGTAATGAGCCTCATCGAGCAACTGGGTTTCGATGCAGTGGACGCGGGTACGTTGGCTGAGAGCTGGCGTTTCGAGCCGGAAGCCACTGCCTACACAAGACTTTACCTGGCGGACTCCTCAACCCCGGACGAACGCATGCTCGAAGCTCCCGCCGCACCTGTGCCCGCTGAGCGGCTGCGCGACGCACTGAAGCGGGCCGAACCGGTGCGGGTTGCCGCGCGCACCTTCTAA
- a CDS encoding nuclear transport factor 2 family protein, translating into MKCQRCDETSHTYWPDSFDNHGGYVGNGQEWADAAMTWHDKIHSCSHHISNVLSEIDGTRAKRESMFVCVVPFKDPEVTMFQAGRYRDLCEKRDGVWKILHRTCIWDWIDVRPVNSDWDIVNVPRVSHWGAWHPEDPIYKDWVDSPATEFCR; encoded by the coding sequence ATGAAGTGTCAACGATGTGATGAGACATCACACACCTACTGGCCCGATTCATTTGATAATCACGGCGGCTACGTTGGAAACGGCCAGGAGTGGGCTGATGCTGCCATGACCTGGCACGACAAGATCCATAGCTGCAGCCACCACATTTCCAATGTCCTGTCGGAGATTGACGGCACCCGGGCAAAGCGCGAGAGCATGTTTGTCTGTGTTGTCCCGTTCAAGGACCCCGAGGTAACCATGTTCCAGGCCGGCCGCTACCGCGACTTGTGTGAGAAGCGCGATGGCGTGTGGAAAATCCTTCATCGGACGTGCATCTGGGACTGGATCGACGTCCGGCCCGTCAACTCGGACTGGGACATTGTGAATGTCCCTCGAGTCTCGCACTGGGGAGCGTGGCATCCTGAGGACCCGATCTACAAGGACTGGGTGGACAGCCCGGCGACGGAATTCTGCCGGTAG
- a CDS encoding NAD-dependent succinate-semialdehyde dehydrogenase translates to MTVSALYPAVSTEREAALLAAVPTGLLIDGQWREASDGGTFDVHDPATGEVLATLASATSEDALAALDAADKAQASWARTAPRMRAEILRRAFDLVTERAEDFALLMTLEMGKPLAEARGEVTYGAEFLRWFSEETARDYGRYLTTPEGKNKILVQHKPVGPCLLITPWNFPLAMATRKVAPAVAAGCTMVLKPAKLTPLTAQYFAQTMLDAGLPAGVLNVVPSSSASGISGPLLADPRLRKVSFTGSTPVGKRLMADAAQNVLRTSMELGGNAPFIVFEDADLDKAVEGAMAAKMRNMGEACTAANRFLVQESVAAEFTAKFAAAMGALATGRGTAPDTQVGPLIDAGAREDVHALVSAAVDAGATAVTGGAPVDGPGYFYQPTVLANVPNDAVILGQEIFGPVAPVTTFKTEEDAIRLANATEYGLASYLYSRDFNLLLRVAEQIEFGMVGFNAGVISNAAAPFGGVKQSGLGREGGTEGIAEYTTTQYIGIADPYAN, encoded by the coding sequence ATGACTGTCTCCGCGCTTTACCCTGCCGTTTCAACCGAACGTGAAGCTGCCTTGCTCGCCGCTGTTCCTACCGGCCTTTTGATTGACGGGCAGTGGCGTGAGGCGTCCGACGGCGGCACATTCGACGTGCACGACCCCGCCACCGGTGAGGTGCTCGCCACCCTCGCCTCCGCGACGAGCGAGGACGCCCTCGCCGCCCTGGACGCCGCCGACAAGGCCCAGGCCTCCTGGGCGCGCACCGCGCCGCGGATGCGGGCCGAGATCCTGCGCCGCGCTTTTGACCTGGTCACCGAGCGGGCCGAGGACTTCGCCCTGCTGATGACCCTGGAAATGGGCAAGCCCCTGGCCGAGGCCCGCGGCGAAGTCACCTACGGCGCCGAGTTCCTGCGCTGGTTCTCCGAAGAAACCGCCCGCGACTACGGCCGCTACCTCACCACCCCCGAGGGCAAGAACAAGATCCTGGTCCAGCACAAACCCGTCGGCCCCTGCCTGCTCATCACCCCCTGGAACTTCCCCCTGGCCATGGCCACCCGAAAAGTAGCCCCCGCCGTCGCAGCCGGCTGCACCATGGTCCTCAAACCCGCCAAACTCACACCGCTCACCGCCCAGTACTTCGCGCAGACCATGCTCGACGCCGGGCTGCCCGCCGGAGTCCTCAACGTCGTCCCCTCCTCATCCGCCTCCGGCATTTCCGGGCCCCTGCTCGCCGACCCGCGGTTGCGTAAGGTTTCCTTCACGGGCTCCACCCCGGTCGGCAAACGCCTGATGGCCGACGCGGCGCAGAACGTGCTGCGCACCTCCATGGAACTGGGCGGGAACGCCCCCTTCATCGTGTTCGAGGACGCCGACCTTGATAAAGCCGTCGAAGGTGCCATGGCCGCCAAAATGCGAAACATGGGCGAAGCCTGCACCGCCGCCAACCGGTTCCTGGTCCAGGAATCCGTCGCAGCCGAGTTCACTGCCAAGTTCGCCGCTGCCATGGGCGCCCTCGCTACCGGCCGCGGCACCGCACCCGATACCCAGGTCGGTCCGCTCATCGATGCCGGCGCAAGAGAGGACGTGCACGCTCTGGTGAGTGCCGCCGTCGACGCCGGAGCCACCGCCGTCACCGGCGGCGCACCGGTGGACGGTCCCGGGTACTTCTACCAGCCCACAGTCCTGGCTAACGTGCCCAACGACGCGGTGATCCTGGGCCAGGAGATCTTCGGTCCCGTCGCCCCCGTCACCACCTTCAAAACCGAGGAAGACGCCATCCGGCTCGCCAACGCCACCGAATACGGCCTCGCTTCCTACCTCTACAGCCGGGACTTCAACCTGCTCCTGCGCGTTGCCGAGCAGATTGAGTTCGGCATGGTCGGATTCAACGCGGGCGTCATTTCCAACGCCGCAGCACCCTTCGGCGGCGTCAAGCAGTCAGGCCTTGGCCGCGAAGGCGGGACCGAAGGCATCGCGGAATACACCACCACCCAATACATCGGCATCGCGGACCCCTACGCGAACTAG